In Bacillota bacterium, the following are encoded in one genomic region:
- a CDS encoding DUF1028 domain-containing protein, giving the protein MGRHRPVSTFSIVAFEPLTGSLGVAVASKFLAVGSAVPWARAGVGAVATQARANTSYGPVGLELLARGLSVEEVARRLIAGDEERDHRQFGIVDARGHAFAYTGPQCMEWAGHVTGPNFCCQGNILAGPRVVEAMAERFQASTGDLAARMLAALGAGQEAGGDRRGRQSAAILVVRERGGYGGFNDRYMDLRVDDHPDPVAELERLVGLFRLYFEKDPNPSWMRLEGAVLGEAQQALVRLGYLAAPTGRLDETTREALRRFHGTENFEEREHPSGDFIDPVVLDFLKKKAELTASEKPQHRA; this is encoded by the coding sequence ATGGGAAGACATCGGCCGGTCTCAACGTTTTCCATCGTGGCGTTCGAGCCGTTGACGGGCAGCCTGGGGGTGGCGGTGGCGTCCAAGTTCCTGGCGGTCGGGTCGGCCGTCCCCTGGGCGCGGGCGGGAGTGGGCGCCGTGGCCACCCAGGCGCGGGCCAATACGAGCTACGGCCCGGTCGGCCTGGAACTGCTGGCACGGGGCCTCAGCGTGGAGGAGGTGGCGCGGCGCCTGATCGCGGGCGACGAGGAGCGGGATCACCGGCAGTTCGGGATCGTGGACGCCAGGGGCCACGCGTTCGCCTACACGGGGCCGCAGTGCATGGAGTGGGCGGGACACGTCACCGGGCCGAACTTTTGCTGCCAGGGCAACATCCTGGCGGGGCCCCGCGTGGTCGAAGCCATGGCGGAACGGTTTCAGGCCTCCACGGGGGACCTGGCGGCTCGGATGCTGGCCGCGCTCGGGGCCGGGCAGGAGGCGGGCGGAGACCGGCGGGGCCGGCAGTCCGCCGCCATCCTCGTGGTACGGGAGCGGGGCGGCTACGGGGGCTTCAACGACCGTTACATGGACCTGCGCGTGGACGACCACCCGGACCCGGTGGCCGAGCTGGAGCGGCTGGTCGGACTGTTCCGGCTCTACTTCGAGAAGGACCCGAACCCGAGCTGGATGCGCCTGGAAGGCGCCGTGCTGGGCGAGGCCCAGCAGGCGCTGGTGAGGCTGGGGTATCTCGCCGCCCCGACTGGCCGGCTCGACGAAACAACCCGGGAAGCGTTGCGCCGCTTCCACGGCACCGAGAACTTCGAGGAGCGCGAGCACCCATCCGGCGACTTCATCGACCCCGTCGTGCTGGACTTCTTGAAGAAAAAAGCCGAACTCACGGCCTCGGAGAAGCCGCAGCACAGGGCCTGA
- a CDS encoding MFS transporter yields MRRAARPVAGRERDFTLYWVGTFWLMGAWGWTMPLLGVYLYEVGLGLGAIGVTQAVAGLLTFLSQAPLGHLSDRVGSRKRFLVAAVAAAVPLHALIPFTSSAVLLTALMSAAGVATSAYVTMLYASVSSLARPDRQGRTFSAYRISGSLGWAVTTVSLAWVLGGWGVRGAFLLSAGVHALVAWTLWRWLPEPPLVRPEQTPAPARAVPARPASLPGPRVVLGMRDVALFLFAMAFFTFSMAAGAIYLPIFVRIDLGAGDALFGTLMAVPAMFEVPFMLWLGRAGDRWGVRTLLLAGAAAAVVRWGALSLVSRPAHLYPLQVLQSFAFSSAEILGVSYLSTRLEAAIRGTAMGLLVSFQALGRVTAPLVGGALGERAGVEAIFLMASAAAGAGGVLLALSGSRRLRPCAAASPRP; encoded by the coding sequence GTGCGCCGGGCTGCCCGGCCCGTTGCGGGGCGCGAACGGGACTTCACCCTGTACTGGGTCGGCACGTTCTGGCTCATGGGGGCCTGGGGCTGGACGATGCCGCTTCTGGGGGTCTACCTGTACGAGGTGGGCCTGGGCCTCGGGGCGATCGGCGTGACCCAGGCGGTAGCCGGACTCCTTACGTTCCTGTCGCAGGCCCCGCTGGGCCACCTTTCCGACCGGGTCGGGAGCCGCAAGCGCTTCCTGGTGGCAGCGGTGGCCGCCGCCGTGCCGCTTCACGCACTGATCCCGTTCACCTCGAGCGCCGTCCTGCTGACGGCTCTGATGTCGGCGGCAGGCGTCGCCACCTCGGCCTACGTCACCATGCTGTACGCGTCGGTGAGCAGCCTGGCGCGGCCCGACCGGCAGGGCCGGACGTTCAGCGCCTACCGCATCAGCGGGTCGTTGGGCTGGGCGGTCACGACCGTCTCGCTTGCCTGGGTTCTTGGCGGCTGGGGGGTTAGGGGCGCGTTCCTGCTCTCGGCAGGCGTTCATGCGCTGGTGGCCTGGACGCTGTGGAGGTGGCTCCCGGAGCCCCCGCTGGTTCGCCCTGAGCAGACGCCCGCACCGGCCAGGGCGGTGCCCGCGAGACCGGCTTCCCTGCCCGGGCCACGGGTGGTGCTGGGCATGCGGGACGTGGCGCTGTTCCTGTTCGCCATGGCGTTTTTCACGTTCTCGATGGCGGCCGGGGCGATTTACCTTCCCATCTTCGTGCGCATCGACCTGGGGGCCGGCGACGCCCTGTTTGGGACGCTGATGGCGGTGCCGGCCATGTTCGAGGTGCCTTTCATGCTGTGGTTGGGGCGGGCGGGCGACCGGTGGGGCGTTCGGACGCTGTTGCTGGCAGGGGCCGCAGCAGCCGTCGTGCGGTGGGGAGCGCTGTCCCTCGTGAGCCGCCCTGCCCACCTCTACCCGCTTCAGGTGCTGCAGTCGTTTGCGTTCTCGTCCGCCGAGATCCTGGGCGTGAGCTACTTGTCGACCCGTCTCGAGGCCGCCATCCGTGGCACTGCCATGGGGCTTCTGGTGTCGTTCCAGGCGCTGGGGCGCGTGACCGCGCCCCTCGTCGGCGGAGCGCTGGGCGAGCGAGCCGGCGTCGAGGCCATCTTCCTGATGGCATCCGCCGCTGCCGGCGCGGGCGGGGTGCTGCTCGCCCTGAGCGGATCGCGTCGCCTCAGGCCCTGTGCTGCGGCTTCTCCGAGGCCGTGA